Proteins found in one Alicyclobacillus cycloheptanicus genomic segment:
- a CDS encoding dihydrolipoamide acetyltransferase family protein, whose amino-acid sequence MGMYEFRLPELGEGLHEGRIDKWLVKPGDTVKEDDPIAEVENDKALVELPSPVDGVVKDIKVAEGTVATVGDLLITFEVEGEGNASAAAPAAAAPEAPASAPAAAATQSPAPQPAAPAPSTPAQTPAAAAQAERPAAALHSAAHEVLATPGVRKYAREHGVDIAQVTGTGPNGKITVADVDAFLQGGTAAAGGQADTAGQTTAEAATEAQAPAAATTATGPQAGEREERIPLTQIRKVIAQAMVKSKHTAPHVTVMDEANVTELVKLRQELKPLAAERDIKLTYLPFIVKALVAALKIHPTLNGTYDEERQELVVKHYYHIGIATDTDRGLLVPVVRDADRKNMWQIAAEIGDLAARGRAGKLAPHELKGSTISITNIGSAGGLFFTPVINYPELAILGVGRITERPIIKDGEVVAAHMMAFSLSFDHRMIDGVLAQQCVNDIKRLLENPRLLLMEV is encoded by the coding sequence TTGGGCATGTACGAATTTCGTTTGCCAGAGCTTGGCGAAGGCTTGCATGAGGGCCGGATCGACAAGTGGCTGGTGAAACCGGGCGACACGGTCAAAGAGGACGACCCAATCGCCGAAGTGGAAAACGATAAGGCGCTCGTCGAACTGCCAAGTCCAGTGGACGGCGTCGTGAAAGACATCAAGGTGGCAGAGGGCACCGTCGCCACGGTCGGCGACCTGCTCATCACGTTTGAAGTGGAAGGCGAAGGCAACGCGAGCGCCGCCGCCCCGGCTGCGGCGGCTCCGGAAGCACCCGCGAGTGCCCCGGCGGCTGCAGCGACGCAGTCCCCCGCACCGCAGCCCGCGGCCCCTGCGCCAAGCACCCCGGCTCAGACACCCGCAGCCGCTGCGCAAGCTGAACGCCCAGCCGCCGCGCTGCACAGCGCCGCCCATGAAGTGCTGGCGACGCCTGGGGTACGCAAGTACGCGCGCGAACATGGCGTGGACATCGCGCAAGTGACCGGAACCGGTCCAAATGGTAAAATTACCGTGGCGGACGTGGACGCATTCCTGCAGGGCGGAACCGCCGCTGCCGGCGGACAGGCGGACACGGCTGGTCAAACGACCGCAGAGGCTGCGACCGAGGCCCAGGCACCTGCCGCTGCAACCACAGCCACAGGGCCGCAGGCAGGCGAACGCGAAGAGCGCATCCCGCTCACGCAGATTCGCAAAGTCATCGCACAGGCCATGGTCAAGTCGAAACATACGGCGCCGCACGTGACCGTCATGGACGAGGCCAATGTGACCGAGCTGGTCAAGCTGCGCCAGGAACTCAAGCCGTTGGCCGCCGAGCGCGACATCAAGCTCACATACCTGCCGTTCATTGTCAAGGCGCTGGTCGCCGCACTGAAAATTCACCCGACCCTCAATGGCACTTACGACGAAGAGCGCCAGGAGCTGGTGGTGAAGCACTATTATCACATCGGAATCGCGACCGACACGGACCGCGGCCTGTTGGTGCCTGTGGTGCGGGATGCGGACCGAAAGAACATGTGGCAGATCGCAGCCGAGATCGGCGACCTGGCCGCGCGCGGCCGCGCCGGAAAACTGGCGCCGCACGAGCTCAAAGGCAGCACGATTTCCATTACGAACATCGGCTCTGCCGGCGGACTGTTCTTCACGCCAGTGATTAACTATCCGGAGTTGGCCATCCTGGGTGTCGGACGCATCACAGAGCGCCCCATCATCAAAGATGGTGAAGTTGTCGCAGCGCATATGATGGCCTTCTCGCTGAGTTTTGACCACCGCATGATTGATGGTGTGTTGGCGCAGCAATGTGTCAATGACATCAAGCGGCTGCTGGAGAATCCACGGCTGCTCCTGATGGAGG
- a CDS encoding alpha-ketoacid dehydrogenase subunit beta — translation MAQMTMIQAITNAMDVALAQDNRVLIFGEDVGKNGGVFRATEGLQQKYGADRVFDTPLAESGIAGLGVGLALQGFRPIAEIQFFGFVFEAMDEICGQATRVRYRTNGRFSCPIVFRAPFGGGVKTPELHSDSLEGLLAQTPGLKVVVPSTPYDAKGLLLAALQDDDPVFFLEHMKLYRSFREEVPEDAYTVPIGKAKVRREGKDITVIAYGAMVQTALKAAEEWAAKGIDAEVIDLRTIRPIDIETIVTSVKKTHRAVVVQEAQKTAGVAAEVIAQINEHAIFHLEGPVLRIAPPDTVYPFGLIEDEWLPDLKQVGTGMEKALSL, via the coding sequence ATGGCGCAAATGACAATGATCCAGGCCATCACCAACGCAATGGATGTGGCGCTGGCGCAAGATAACCGCGTGCTCATTTTTGGTGAAGACGTCGGAAAAAACGGCGGTGTGTTCCGGGCGACCGAAGGGTTGCAGCAGAAGTACGGCGCCGACCGCGTGTTTGACACCCCGCTGGCCGAGTCCGGTATCGCAGGCCTCGGGGTCGGCCTTGCACTGCAGGGCTTCCGCCCCATCGCGGAAATTCAGTTTTTTGGGTTTGTGTTTGAGGCCATGGATGAAATCTGCGGCCAGGCCACGCGCGTTAGGTACCGCACCAACGGCCGCTTCTCGTGCCCCATCGTGTTTCGCGCGCCGTTTGGCGGCGGCGTCAAGACGCCGGAGCTGCACTCGGACAGCCTGGAAGGGCTGCTGGCGCAAACGCCCGGCCTGAAGGTGGTCGTGCCGTCCACCCCGTATGATGCGAAAGGACTGCTTTTGGCCGCGCTGCAGGACGACGACCCGGTCTTCTTCCTGGAGCACATGAAGCTGTACCGTTCCTTCCGCGAGGAAGTGCCGGAGGACGCCTACACCGTGCCCATCGGCAAAGCCAAGGTGCGTCGCGAAGGCAAGGACATCACCGTAATTGCCTATGGGGCCATGGTACAAACGGCGCTCAAGGCCGCAGAAGAGTGGGCGGCCAAAGGTATTGACGCAGAAGTCATCGACCTGCGGACGATTCGCCCGATTGACATTGAGACCATCGTCACGTCTGTGAAGAAGACCCACCGGGCCGTGGTTGTGCAGGAAGCTCAGAAGACGGCGGGTGTCGCTGCGGAAGTGATTGCACAGATCAACGAACATGCAATTTTCCACCTCGAAGGTCCCGTGCTGCGCATCGCGCCGCCTGACACTGTGTATCCGTTCGGTTTGATTGAAGACGAGTGGCTGCCGGATTTGAAGCAGGTCGGCACCGGCATGGAAAAAGCGTTAAGCCTGTAA
- the pdhA gene encoding pyruvate dehydrogenase (acetyl-transferring) E1 component subunit alpha yields the protein METKPVPYLQILDADGNVVNQEAMPKLSDEQLRELMRRMVFTRVWDQRAVKLTRQGRLGFYAPVAGQEASMIGSEFATKKEDFILPAYRDVPQAVWHGWPMYQAFLFSRGHQHGGEIPEDVNILPPQIIIGAQYVQNAGVAMAFKLKKERRVAITYTGDGGTSQGDFYEGINFAGAFHLPAVFIVQNNQFAISVPVRLQTAAETLAQKAIAAGIPGIQVDGMDVLAVYAATHEAVERAREGDGPTLIESLTFRYGPHTMSGDDPTRYRTKDLEEEWEKKDPLVRFRKFLEKKGLWSEADEEGVIEEAKNAVADALKKADEYPKMTVTGLIDSMFAQLPDDLIRQRAEWAAREEK from the coding sequence ATGGAAACGAAACCGGTTCCTTACCTGCAAATTCTGGACGCAGATGGGAACGTCGTCAACCAGGAGGCCATGCCCAAGTTGTCCGACGAGCAGCTGCGCGAGTTGATGCGCCGCATGGTCTTTACGCGGGTGTGGGATCAACGCGCCGTCAAACTCACCCGCCAGGGACGACTTGGTTTCTATGCTCCCGTCGCAGGCCAGGAAGCGTCGATGATTGGCAGCGAATTCGCAACGAAGAAGGAAGATTTCATCCTCCCTGCGTACCGCGACGTGCCACAGGCGGTTTGGCACGGCTGGCCGATGTATCAGGCGTTTCTGTTCTCGCGCGGCCATCAGCACGGCGGCGAAATTCCGGAAGACGTCAACATCCTTCCGCCGCAAATCATCATTGGCGCCCAGTACGTTCAGAACGCGGGCGTGGCGATGGCCTTCAAGCTGAAGAAAGAGCGCCGCGTCGCCATCACCTATACCGGTGACGGCGGTACGTCTCAAGGCGATTTTTACGAAGGCATCAACTTCGCGGGTGCATTCCACCTGCCTGCGGTGTTTATTGTGCAGAACAACCAGTTCGCGATTTCGGTGCCTGTGCGTCTGCAGACGGCTGCCGAGACGCTCGCGCAGAAGGCCATTGCAGCCGGGATCCCGGGGATTCAGGTCGATGGCATGGATGTGCTGGCGGTCTACGCGGCGACACACGAGGCGGTCGAACGGGCACGCGAAGGAGACGGCCCGACCCTCATCGAGAGCCTGACCTTCCGCTATGGTCCGCACACCATGAGCGGCGACGACCCAACCCGCTACCGCACCAAGGACCTCGAAGAAGAGTGGGAGAAAAAGGACCCCTTGGTTCGCTTCCGCAAGTTCCTCGAAAAGAAGGGCCTCTGGTCGGAGGCAGATGAGGAAGGCGTCATCGAAGAAGCCAAGAACGCCGTGGCTGACGCACTGAAGAAGGCGGATGAATACCCAAAGATGACCGTGACGGGCTTGATTGACTCCATGTTCGCGCAGTTGCCGGACGACCTGATTCGGCAGCGCGCAGAGTGGGCTGCAAGGGAGGAAAAGTAA
- a CDS encoding alpha/beta hydrolase: protein MTSQESHLNLDPQYTRRVMEAHTYYSTHLQEERTIKVCLPPNFDPLRRYPVVYCHDGNEFFTHGRIATIANQLVAEGKISPLLIVGIAVNLPRRTDDYASDGARSGAYQSFVLEECLPFVETRYPVDVRQRFMAGVSLGGVASLLLAMRAPDVVNKLLLFSGAYYEHMQHKAAAQASFDFLQAYMMVGTKETALKTSHGTQNLLALNRSMRDLLVTRGARVAYREEEGDHVWGFWQTWLPDALMWLQTVVHSETVHPEE, encoded by the coding sequence ATGACCAGCCAGGAGTCGCACCTCAATTTGGACCCGCAGTATACCCGCCGCGTGATGGAAGCACACACCTATTACAGTACCCACTTACAGGAAGAACGAACCATTAAGGTCTGTCTTCCACCGAACTTTGACCCGCTGCGCCGCTATCCGGTGGTGTACTGCCACGACGGGAACGAGTTTTTCACGCATGGACGCATTGCGACGATTGCCAACCAACTCGTCGCCGAAGGGAAGATAAGCCCCCTGCTGATTGTCGGCATCGCTGTCAACTTGCCACGCCGGACAGATGATTATGCGAGCGACGGGGCGCGCAGCGGTGCCTACCAGTCGTTCGTGCTGGAAGAGTGTCTGCCGTTTGTGGAAACGCGCTACCCGGTGGATGTCCGGCAGCGATTCATGGCGGGGGTTTCGCTGGGGGGCGTGGCGTCCCTGCTGTTGGCGATGCGGGCACCCGACGTTGTGAACAAGCTGCTGCTGTTCTCAGGCGCTTATTACGAACACATGCAGCACAAAGCTGCGGCGCAAGCATCGTTTGACTTTCTGCAGGCATATATGATGGTCGGGACGAAGGAGACGGCCCTGAAAACGTCGCACGGCACCCAGAACTTGCTGGCGCTCAATCGGTCGATGCGCGACCTCCTGGTCACGCGAGGCGCAAGAGTGGCCTATCGGGAAGAGGAGGGTGACCACGTGTGGGGGTTTTGGCAGACCTGGCTGCCGGACGCACTGATGTGGCTGCAGACGGTCGTCCACTCCGAGACTGTCCACCCCGAGGAATAG